One Sinobacterium norvegicum genomic window carries:
- a CDS encoding COX15/CtaA family protein: MVEKNYNIAKKIVLLACVLTLFVIMLGAFTRLVDAGLGCPDWPGCYGHLTWPSTEQEVSRANQAFPDMPVEAGKPWPEMVHRYFASSLGLFAIFIAVFCYKAKSNNQQAPVKHAFFLLAFVILQGLFGMWTVTLKLWPQVVTGHLLGGFTSLTILWLLYLRINQRGWQVDQSVQAMLKKLKPLAAIALVVVITQVFLGGWTTSNYAAVACPDLPMCQGQWLPETNFENAFDFSQTVGPNYLGGALDNTARVTIHLSHRIGAVVTTVVLGLLIINLLRLRQEKTTRYGRCLAALLIIQIGLGLSNIIFHFPVSIAVAHNLFGALLLVSVAGLNYQLIKATKGA; the protein is encoded by the coding sequence ATGGTTGAGAAAAATTATAATATTGCCAAAAAAATAGTCTTGCTAGCCTGTGTTCTAACTCTTTTTGTCATTATGCTGGGTGCATTTACCCGGCTGGTTGATGCTGGTTTAGGATGCCCAGACTGGCCGGGCTGTTATGGACACTTAACATGGCCGAGTACAGAACAAGAAGTCAGCCGCGCCAATCAAGCATTTCCAGATATGCCCGTCGAGGCAGGGAAACCGTGGCCAGAAATGGTACATCGTTATTTTGCCAGCAGCCTGGGTTTGTTTGCTATTTTCATTGCTGTATTTTGCTATAAAGCTAAAAGTAATAACCAGCAAGCACCGGTTAAGCATGCTTTTTTTCTGCTTGCTTTCGTCATCTTGCAAGGCCTTTTTGGTATGTGGACGGTCACTTTGAAGTTGTGGCCACAGGTGGTAACTGGCCACTTGCTGGGCGGATTTACCAGCCTGACTATTCTCTGGTTGCTGTATTTAAGAATTAACCAGCGAGGCTGGCAGGTTGATCAATCGGTTCAGGCTATGCTGAAAAAGTTGAAACCGCTGGCAGCCATCGCACTAGTTGTCGTTATCACACAAGTGTTTTTGGGTGGTTGGACTACCTCAAATTACGCAGCGGTTGCCTGCCCAGACTTACCCATGTGTCAGGGGCAATGGTTGCCTGAAACCAATTTTGAGAATGCTTTTGATTTCTCGCAAACTGTAGGTCCTAACTATCTTGGTGGCGCCTTAGACAATACTGCCAGGGTGACTATTCATCTATCACATCGTATCGGCGCCGTGGTCACAACTGTGGTGTTAGGCTTGCTAATTATTAACTTATTAAGACTTAGGCAAGAAAAAACGACGCGATATGGTCGGTGTCTGGCGGCATTATTGATTATTCAGATTGGCCTCGGTTTAAGTAATATTATTTTTCATTTTCCTGTGTCCATTGCGGTGGCACATAATCTGTTTGGAGCGCTGCTACTCGTCAGTGTTGCCGGCTTAAATTATCAGCTTATCAAAGCTACCAAGGGGGCATAG
- a CDS encoding twin transmembrane helix small protein, producing the protein MWLKIAIVIIFFLLLISLFSGLFFLLKDQGNSKRTLHSLTLRVSLTAILLGLVSYGVISGELKSQAPWDRATAQQTP; encoded by the coding sequence ATGTGGCTAAAAATTGCCATTGTTATTATTTTTTTCTTACTACTAATCAGTCTTTTTAGCGGCCTATTTTTCTTACTTAAAGATCAAGGAAACAGTAAAAGAACTCTCCACTCACTCACCCTTCGCGTCTCTCTAACTGCCATTTTACTCGGCTTGGTTAGTTACGGTGTCATCAGCGGTGAGTTAAAATCGCAAGCGCCATGGGATAGAGCTACGGCGCAACAGACACCGTAG
- a CDS encoding SURF1 family protein — protein MLSAVAFKFHPNFWLSLLFVACFSALVYLGIWQLHRAEEKQQIIIAEANHQQSQRDISSAANVDIASGQRVLINGNFSPRINFLLDNQMYHRQFGYLLFTPFYNSDRSAVYMTVRGWLRGSLDRKILPEIPANNSVSVSGEAVSFTEKSFALADEQYAQQWPAVIQTKDFENFQQYFDMPLYPYLIWLDAAESGVEKFERIVINVAPEKHQAYALQWFSMAAVLLLLYLINSSNLIAYIKQQLPREQ, from the coding sequence ATGTTGTCGGCGGTAGCGTTTAAATTTCACCCCAATTTCTGGCTCTCATTACTTTTTGTTGCCTGCTTTTCAGCCTTGGTTTATCTGGGTATTTGGCAGCTGCACAGGGCGGAAGAAAAACAACAAATAATAATAGCTGAGGCCAACCATCAGCAGTCACAGCGAGATATTAGCAGCGCCGCAAACGTAGATATTGCAAGCGGACAGCGAGTGCTAATCAACGGTAATTTTTCACCGCGCATTAATTTTTTACTCGACAATCAGATGTATCATCGCCAGTTCGGTTACCTCCTGTTTACTCCTTTCTATAACAGTGATCGAAGCGCTGTATATATGACGGTGCGCGGTTGGTTAAGAGGAAGTTTAGATCGGAAAATATTGCCAGAAATACCAGCTAACAACAGTGTTTCGGTCAGCGGTGAGGCTGTTAGTTTTACTGAGAAATCATTTGCATTAGCAGATGAGCAGTATGCACAGCAGTGGCCGGCAGTAATACAAACAAAAGATTTTGAAAATTTCCAACAGTACTTCGATATGCCGTTGTATCCCTATTTAATTTGGCTGGATGCAGCGGAGTCAGGTGTTGAAAAATTTGAACGTATAGTGATAAATGTTGCACCAGAGAAGCATCAAGCTTACGCCCTACAATGGTTTTCAATGGCAGCAGTATTGTTGCTTCTCTATCTGATTAATAGCAGCAATTTAATCGCATATATTAAACAACAATTACCCCGCGAGCAGTAG